One Trichoplusia ni isolate ovarian cell line Hi5 unplaced genomic scaffold, tn1 tig00002431, whole genome shotgun sequence genomic region harbors:
- the LOC113507547 gene encoding protein ANTAGONIST OF LIKE HETEROCHROMATIN PROTEIN 1-like, translating to MSPEEVVLLCGAYIFLHKSISSKKKRKRWWVRNYLLRRQDVLSDLCMFDGSFINFLRMSKSDFEYLLQNVGPFIEKQDTNLRSAVTAETRLAITLRYLATGDSYSSLSYTFRVSKQLISRIIPEVCKNIIRVLKNYIQVPSSEAHWKEKAREWNELWNFPHCVGAIDGKHVVIEAPSNSNSDYYNYKDQFSIVLLAIVDASYNVIYANCGAKGRASDSGIFQETSFYQRMVEHRLNFPNQETISPDGPDLPYVILGDSAFPLSENLMRPYPGIHNRGTMKRIFNYRLCRARRVVENVFWNFMRGFSCIS from the exons ATGTCGCCCGAGGAAGTAGTGTTGTTATGTGGTGCCTACATTTTTTTGCATAAGTCCATTTCTAGTAAAAAGAAACGTAAAAGATGGTGGGTCAGGAATTACTTGCTAAGAAGACAAGACGTATTAAGTGATTTATGCATGTTTGATGGATCATTTATAAACTTTCTACGAATGTCAAAATCAGATTTTGAATATCTTTTGCAAAATGTTGGACCATTTATAGAGAAACAAGATACAAACTTACGAAGTGCAGTTACCGCTGAAACAAGACTAGCcattactttaagatatttAGCTACTGGAGATTCATATTCTTCACTCTCATACACTTTTAGAGTTTCCAAACAATTAATCAGCCGGATCATACCCGAAGTTTGTAAGAATATAATACGTGTGTTGAAGAACTACATCCAG gttccgaGTTCCGAAGCGCACTGGAAAGAAAAGGCCCGTGAGTGGAACGAATTATGGAATTTTCCACACTGTGTCGGAGCTATAGATGGGAAGCATGTGGTTATTGAAGCGCCTAGCAATAGTAACAGTGATTACTACAACTACAAAGATCAGTTTAGTATTGTACTACTGGCTATTGTAGATGCATCTTATAATGTTATATATGCAAACTGTGGTGCGAAAGGAAGAGCATCTGACAGTGGCATCTTTCAAGAAACGAGTTTCTATCAAAGAATGGTGGAACACCGTCTTAATTTTCCAAACCAAGAAACGATATCACCAGATGGACCTGACCTTCCTTATGTAATACTGGGCGATAGTGCATTCCCATTATCGGAAAACTTGATGAGGCCGTACCCGGGTATTCATAACCGTGGCACAATGAAACGAATTTTCAACTATAGACTCTGTAGGGCCAGGAGGGttgtagaaaatgttttttggaatTTTATGCGTGGTTTTTCGTGTATTTCGTAA